In Shewanella sp. VB17, a single genomic region encodes these proteins:
- a CDS encoding type II secretion system protein GspD, which yields MMLPKQGGFITLFIKRFSGQFKAAMVVTGILLLNACANLETQDERNHKKIANSYLINTHAGEGQQQSVIESNNSAGHQANNEMSLTRVPSLSKSQLGFSNDAGIADSFSDKKSLTISADNMPLVDFLHYSFGELLHISYVLAQELAEQPSTVTLNIQAPISARKFYTLTEQLLLERGVGIMRKHDVLYISMLSKDSADTTAIGYGRYANQVPNAINVQQIVPLRYTTNNKTINTLRDIAGVKATGDIRKGVLFLSGRREQVIRALDLLSILDTPGSRSSNIGFLTLTYIDTETFISSITEILSNEGIMTGANSQDNRVSLVPLAQLGAVAVFASEVDFIERIEFWARQLDKPSKGNEKQYFIYTPKFARASDLGDSVAALISGRSASMQKAQQASSDKAAAIENRTPTGGGSNSASNDNMNMVVDERSNALIFYSSGPDYQAIQPLVARLDVMPKQVILEVSIAEVTLTDEFKFGVDMAFSSGNFNFSNTHGADKIGGSILSWASDGNKIDVQAFESNKWVNVLSKPSLLVRDGVAANIQVGTDIPVVGKTTTDSTNGVTRSVEYRKTGIDVTVTPTINAQGVVIMTISQSNSNQVDGGTEVEGNPQIFERSIETEVVAESGQTVILGGLISENSTDNQVGLPWLSQLPLIGALFGTTVQSTTRTELVIMVTPKVITRSDEWDDIKSNLKQGLQFLDFN from the coding sequence ATGATGTTACCCAAGCAAGGCGGCTTTATTACGTTATTTATAAAGCGATTTTCTGGTCAGTTTAAAGCCGCGATGGTGGTTACAGGTATCTTGCTTCTCAATGCTTGTGCCAACTTAGAAACTCAGGATGAAAGAAATCATAAAAAAATAGCCAATTCATACCTGATAAATACCCATGCTGGCGAGGGCCAACAGCAGTCAGTCATCGAATCAAACAATAGCGCAGGGCACCAAGCTAACAATGAAATGTCACTGACTCGGGTGCCGTCCTTGTCAAAATCTCAGCTAGGGTTTAGTAATGATGCTGGTATCGCTGACAGTTTTTCTGACAAAAAAAGTTTAACTATTAGTGCCGATAACATGCCTTTGGTGGATTTTTTACATTACAGTTTTGGTGAGCTGCTACACATTAGCTATGTGTTGGCTCAAGAGTTGGCGGAGCAACCGAGTACCGTCACGTTAAATATTCAAGCGCCCATTAGTGCGAGAAAGTTTTATACCCTGACCGAGCAATTGTTATTGGAGCGAGGGGTCGGCATTATGCGTAAACACGATGTCCTATACATCAGCATGTTGTCAAAAGATAGCGCAGATACCACCGCCATTGGCTATGGCCGTTATGCTAATCAAGTCCCCAATGCCATTAATGTGCAGCAAATTGTTCCGCTGCGTTATACCACTAATAATAAAACCATTAACACTTTACGGGATATTGCCGGGGTAAAAGCCACCGGGGATATACGTAAAGGAGTGTTATTTTTGTCTGGTCGTCGTGAGCAGGTGATCCGCGCGCTGGATTTACTCAGTATTTTAGACACCCCAGGTAGCCGCAGTAGCAATATTGGTTTTTTAACGCTGACCTATATCGACACCGAGACCTTTATTAGCTCAATCACTGAAATCTTGTCTAATGAAGGGATCATGACCGGGGCAAACAGTCAGGATAATCGGGTGTCTTTAGTGCCACTGGCGCAACTAGGTGCCGTGGCGGTGTTTGCCAGCGAAGTTGATTTTATCGAGCGCATCGAGTTTTGGGCGAGACAGTTAGACAAGCCCAGCAAAGGTAACGAAAAGCAGTATTTTATTTATACGCCTAAGTTTGCTCGCGCCTCAGATTTAGGTGACAGTGTGGCGGCATTGATTTCGGGTCGCAGCGCCTCAATGCAAAAAGCGCAGCAAGCCTCCAGTGACAAGGCGGCAGCGATAGAAAATCGCACCCCCACTGGTGGGGGCAGTAACAGCGCCAGTAACGACAACATGAATATGGTGGTGGATGAGCGCTCCAATGCATTGATTTTTTATTCATCAGGCCCTGACTATCAGGCCATTCAACCCTTGGTGGCTCGGCTGGATGTGATGCCAAAACAGGTGATCCTTGAGGTGTCTATTGCCGAGGTGACCTTAACCGATGAGTTTAAATTCGGCGTCGATATGGCGTTTAGCTCTGGCAATTTTAATTTTAGCAACACACATGGTGCAGACAAAATTGGTGGCAGCATATTAAGTTGGGCCAGTGACGGCAATAAGATAGATGTACAGGCGTTTGAGAGCAACAAATGGGTCAATGTGCTCTCCAAACCCAGCTTATTGGTGCGTGACGGGGTGGCGGCCAATATTCAGGTGGGAACCGATATTCCAGTAGTGGGCAAGACAACCACAGATTCTACTAATGGGGTCACCAGATCGGTCGAGTACCGTAAAACTGGCATCGATGTCACCGTGACTCCAACGATCAATGCACAAGGCGTGGTGATCATGACCATTTCTCAGAGTAATTCTAATCAGGTCGATGGCGGCACTGAGGTGGAAGGCAATCCGCAAATATTTGAGCGCAGTATTGAGACCGAAGTGGTGGCAGAAAGTGGCCAAACGGTGATTTTAGGCGGACTCATCAGTGAAAACAGTACCGATAATCAAGTGGGGCTGCCTTGGCTGAGCCAGCTGCCATTAATTGGTGCCTTATTTGGCACCACGGTCCAGAGCACCACCAGAACAGAGCTGGTGATCATGGTCACCCCGAAAGTGATAACCCGCAGTGATGAATGGGATGACATCAAGAGCAATTTAAAACAAGGCTTGCAGTTTTTAGATTTCAATTAA